Proteins from a genomic interval of Tenacibaculum sp. SZ-18:
- a CDS encoding S41 family peptidase translates to MNKNNLPIFFAIAMAFGVLIGTFFTGQSATLSKSSLNEQKIKRLINFIEQDYVDEVNTDELLDGAIAQILTKLDPHSVYIPKENLQAVTENMQGNFVGIGVQFRIMDDSITVVHPMKGGPSIRKGIKAGDRILIADSDTLFGKGIRNNQVLKKLKGAPNTEVNLTVYRKSNDSLFDVTVERGKVNIKSVDIAYMLNDSIGYIKLDRFARNTYKEFKESLTILKDLGMTDLILDLRGNGGGFIDIANSIVDEFLEDDKLIVFTKNNGGEISESFATSYGDFENGGLYVLMDENSASASEIVAGALQDNDKGIIVGRRSFGKGLVQEEMDLGDGSAVRLTTARYYTPTGRSIQKPYKKPNYTDNELPEDASGSPLSYGDEVENRYRNGELFNRDSIKIVDSLKYTTPKGKTVYGGGGIIPDVFVPIDTSSYISPYYYAYLNDFAFKYVDNNRKDLSSLKIEDFIETFDANQKISSQFFSNIKDLRLSSLTREKLKKLLKTTIARELFNDQGLYRMNHLDDNMILKVLELEKNNE, encoded by the coding sequence ATGAACAAAAATAATCTACCTATATTTTTTGCCATAGCTATGGCTTTCGGTGTTTTAATTGGTACTTTCTTTACTGGACAATCTGCTACTTTAAGTAAAAGTTCTTTAAACGAACAAAAAATTAAGCGCTTAATAAACTTCATTGAACAGGATTATGTTGATGAGGTAAATACAGATGAGTTGTTGGATGGAGCAATTGCACAAATACTAACTAAACTTGATCCGCATTCGGTTTACATACCCAAAGAAAATTTACAAGCCGTTACCGAAAATATGCAAGGTAATTTTGTAGGAATTGGAGTGCAATTTAGAATTATGGATGACAGTATTACGGTAGTTCATCCGATGAAAGGAGGACCTAGTATTAGAAAAGGAATTAAGGCTGGAGATAGAATTTTAATTGCCGATTCTGATACTTTGTTTGGAAAAGGAATTCGTAACAATCAAGTGCTTAAAAAATTAAAAGGAGCACCAAATACAGAAGTAAACCTAACGGTTTACAGAAAATCAAACGATAGTTTATTTGATGTAACGGTAGAACGAGGAAAAGTCAATATTAAAAGTGTTGATATCGCCTACATGTTAAATGATAGTATTGGTTACATTAAATTAGATCGATTTGCACGTAACACTTATAAAGAGTTTAAAGAGTCACTTACTATTTTGAAAGATCTAGGCATGACTGATTTGATTTTAGATTTAAGAGGTAACGGTGGTGGATTTATAGACATCGCAAATAGTATTGTTGATGAGTTTTTAGAAGATGACAAACTTATTGTATTCACAAAGAATAATGGAGGAGAAATTAGTGAATCTTTCGCAACCTCTTATGGTGATTTTGAAAACGGTGGCTTATATGTTTTAATGGATGAAAATTCGGCTTCCGCATCTGAAATAGTTGCAGGTGCTTTACAGGATAATGACAAAGGAATTATTGTTGGGAGAAGATCCTTCGGGAAAGGATTAGTGCAGGAAGAAATGGATTTAGGTGATGGTTCTGCAGTTCGTTTAACTACAGCACGTTACTACACACCTACGGGGCGTTCAATTCAAAAGCCGTATAAAAAGCCTAATTATACTGATAACGAGTTGCCTGAAGATGCAAGTGGTTCGCCGTTAAGTTATGGTGATGAAGTTGAAAACAGATACAGAAATGGAGAATTATTCAATAGAGACAGTATAAAAATTGTTGACAGCCTAAAGTACACAACTCCAAAAGGTAAAACTGTATATGGTGGTGGAGGTATTATTCCGGATGTATTTGTGCCAATCGACACATCATCTTATATTTCTCCTTATTATTATGCTTATTTAAACGATTTTGCTTTTAAATATGTAGATAATAATAGGAAAGATTTATCGTCACTTAAAATTGAGGATTTCATTGAAACTTTTGATGCTAATCAAAAAATTTCATCTCAATTTTTTAGTAATATTAAAGATTTAAGACTATCATCTTTGACCAGAGAAAAATTAAAAAAGTTATTGAAAACAACCATTGCTCGAGAATTATTTAATGATCAAGGGTTGTATAGAATGAATCATCTTGATGATAATATGATTCTAAAAGTGTTAGAGCTAGAAAAAAATAATGAATAG
- a CDS encoding HupE/UreJ family protein, whose product MNDFILYFKMGLFHVLDLKAYDHILFLIVLAVVYQFKQWKKVIWLITLFTVGHSITLALSAYNVIRVREDLVEFLIPLTIFITGLMNVLTARKASVGKENQNLFFALFFGLIHGLGFSNYFKAMIGRASDKFLPLVEFALGVEAAQIIIVGLILLVGSLVQSVFGVNRRDWILVASSIVIGFAIQMMINRVFW is encoded by the coding sequence ATGAACGATTTTATATTGTATTTCAAAATGGGCTTGTTTCATGTTTTAGATTTGAAGGCCTATGACCATATTTTGTTCTTAATTGTATTAGCAGTTGTTTATCAATTCAAACAATGGAAGAAAGTAATTTGGTTAATTACGTTATTTACGGTAGGACATTCCATTACTCTAGCATTATCTGCTTACAATGTTATAAGAGTAAGAGAAGATTTGGTAGAGTTTTTAATTCCGCTTACAATTTTTATAACTGGTTTAATGAATGTATTAACAGCAAGAAAGGCATCTGTTGGTAAAGAAAATCAAAATTTATTTTTTGCGTTATTCTTCGGATTAATTCATGGTTTAGGTTTTTCGAATTATTTTAAGGCAATGATAGGTAGAGCATCAGATAAGTTTTTACCATTGGTTGAATTTGCACTTGGTGTGGAAGCTGCGCAAATTATTATTGTTGGGTTGATTTTATTGGTGGGTAGTTTAGTTCAATCAGTATTCGGTGTAAATAGAAGAGATTGGATTTTAGTAGCTTCTTCAATCGTAATCGGATTTGCTATTCAAATGATGATAAATCGTGTTTTTTGGTAA
- a CDS encoding LexA family protein yields the protein MSLTLTFFSPKDIVSDGALFIDTGISAGFPSPTEDFSESKLSLDEELIRNKDATFFARVSGQSMIGAGLDDKDLLVIDRSIPPVNNKIAVCFLDGEFTVKRLRVDGSEVWLQPENPDYPIIKITEENNFVIWGIVTNVIKRV from the coding sequence ATGAGTTTAACATTAACATTTTTTAGTCCGAAAGATATAGTAAGCGATGGTGCTTTATTTATTGATACTGGCATTTCTGCTGGTTTTCCTTCTCCTACAGAAGATTTTAGTGAATCTAAATTATCGTTAGATGAGGAGTTAATAAGGAATAAAGACGCAACTTTTTTCGCTCGTGTTAGTGGTCAATCAATGATTGGAGCTGGTTTGGATGATAAGGACTTATTGGTTATAGACCGAAGTATTCCCCCGGTGAACAATAAAATTGCAGTTTGTTTTTTAGATGGAGAATTTACGGTGAAAAGGTTACGTGTTGATGGAAGTGAAGTATGGTTACAGCCAGAAAACCCTGATTATCCTATTATTAAAATCACAGAGGAAAATAATTTTGTAATCTGGGGAATTGTAACAAACGTTATCAAACGTGTATAA
- a CDS encoding putative signal transducing protein, with protein MREDYTILTVFEYSTEAQVIKSKLDSEGISTMLMDEKTIDSDPLLSQAIGGVKLLIANKDLEKASKIYANIRTYEKDENGDEIHCPNCNSSRILVAEAQRKSFFYMLFPFFESRKLICNDCQTIFK; from the coding sequence ATGAGGGAAGATTATACAATTTTAACAGTATTTGAATATTCTACAGAAGCACAAGTCATAAAATCAAAATTAGACTCTGAAGGAATTAGTACTATGTTAATGGATGAAAAAACCATTGATTCTGATCCACTGTTAAGTCAAGCTATTGGAGGAGTAAAACTTTTAATTGCTAATAAAGATTTAGAGAAAGCTTCCAAAATTTACGCCAATATTAGAACCTATGAAAAGGATGAAAACGGTGATGAAATTCATTGTCCAAATTGTAATTCTAGTAGAATTTTAGTAGCAGAAGCTCAACGTAAAAGTTTCTTTTACATGCTCTTCCCATTTTTTGAATCAAGAAAATTAATTTGTAACGATTGCCAAACAATATTTAAATGA
- the bioA gene encoding adenosylmethionine--8-amino-7-oxononanoate transaminase: MTLQERDKKHIWHPLKQHQTHPNSLGIIKAKGCILTDENGNEYIDAISSWYTCMFGHCNDYINNRVYEQMQQLDQIMFSDFTHPAAVELSEKLISILPENQAKIFFNDNGSTAVESAIKMALQYYYNLEDQRTTFIAFENGFHGDTFGAMSTSGLSVYNGPFEDFLINIHRIPVPDGTNQEEISQKLNEITSRHKVAAFVYEPIVQGAAGMKIHDIDGLNEIIGFCKSKNVLTIADEVMTGFGKTGKNFASEHMTNKPDIICLSKALTGGLVPMAITSCTQEIYDAFLSNDISKGYFHCHTYSANPIGCAAAIASIDLLTSTEIQNNIQRISQQHKTFGATITNHPKVKSTRSIGVIFALDLDTNMERYGTLRDLLLSSFMKEGVFLRPLGNTIYIQTPFVISDEHLEKIYNTIVKVLDTL, translated from the coding sequence ATGACTTTACAAGAACGAGACAAAAAACACATCTGGCATCCGTTAAAGCAACATCAAACGCATCCAAATAGTTTAGGAATTATTAAGGCGAAAGGTTGTATTCTTACCGATGAAAATGGAAACGAATATATCGACGCAATTTCATCTTGGTACACTTGCATGTTTGGTCATTGTAATGATTATATAAATAATCGAGTTTATGAGCAAATGCAGCAGCTCGATCAAATAATGTTTAGCGACTTTACGCATCCAGCCGCTGTAGAATTATCTGAAAAATTAATCTCAATTTTACCTGAAAATCAGGCTAAAATATTTTTCAATGATAATGGTTCAACCGCTGTTGAATCTGCTATAAAAATGGCACTTCAATATTATTATAACTTAGAAGATCAACGCACCACTTTTATCGCATTCGAAAATGGATTTCATGGAGATACCTTTGGAGCAATGTCTACCTCAGGCTTATCTGTTTACAACGGTCCATTCGAAGATTTCTTGATTAACATTCACCGCATTCCTGTGCCAGATGGAACTAACCAAGAAGAAATCTCACAGAAATTAAACGAAATAACTAGCCGGCATAAAGTAGCTGCTTTTGTTTACGAACCTATTGTCCAAGGGGCAGCTGGAATGAAAATTCATGATATTGATGGGTTAAATGAAATTATAGGGTTTTGTAAATCTAAAAATGTTCTGACAATCGCTGACGAAGTAATGACTGGTTTTGGAAAAACTGGTAAAAATTTTGCTTCTGAGCACATGACAAATAAACCCGATATTATTTGCTTGAGTAAGGCATTAACTGGAGGATTAGTACCAATGGCAATTACGTCTTGTACTCAAGAAATTTATGATGCCTTTTTAAGTAACGATATTTCAAAAGGATATTTTCACTGTCATACCTATTCTGCAAACCCAATTGGTTGTGCGGCCGCTATTGCGAGTATTGACTTGTTAACTTCAACAGAAATTCAGAATAATATTCAAAGAATATCTCAACAACATAAAACCTTTGGTGCTACTATAACGAATCATCCTAAAGTGAAGTCTACACGAAGTATTGGAGTAATTTTTGCTTTAGATTTAGATACAAATATGGAAAGGTATGGTACTTTAAGAGATTTGCTTTTATCGTCTTTTATGAAAGAAGGTGTCTTTTTAAGACCACTTGGAAACACCATTTACATTCAAACTCCGTTCGTTATTTCAGATGAACATTTGGAGAAAATATATAATACAATCGTTAAAGTCTTAGATACTCTCTAA
- the bioB gene encoding biotin synthase BioB has product MSETRHNWTKEEILKIYNKPMMELLYDAATIHRKHHDPNTVQVSTLLSIKTGGCPEDCGYCPQAARYHTEVEGNDLMSVNQVKAQALRAKASGSSRVCMGAAWRNVKDGPEFDQVLEMVRTINKLDMEVCCTLGMITENQAHRLAEAGLYAYNHNLDSSEEYYKEVISTRGFEDRLETIDNVRKTNVTVCSGGIIGMGEAIEDRAGMLVALSTLNPQPESVPINALVAVDGTPLEDQKPVSIWEMVRMVATTRIVMPETQVRLSAGRTTMSQEGQTMCFFAGANSIFAGDKLLTTPNPDVNEDMKLFELLGLNPQKPFIKKMQPQTVEAEDSQFQTLGEKPKWTRPKHKIDRNEQKKAEAKEIKKRELQVKRWLKEEPEPSKETNS; this is encoded by the coding sequence ATGAGTGAGACTAGACACAATTGGACTAAAGAAGAAATTTTAAAGATTTACAATAAGCCGATGATGGAGCTATTGTATGATGCAGCTACAATTCATCGTAAACACCACGATCCAAACACGGTTCAAGTATCAACGCTTTTATCAATAAAAACAGGAGGATGTCCTGAAGATTGTGGATATTGTCCGCAAGCAGCAAGATATCATACCGAAGTTGAAGGAAATGATTTAATGAGTGTTAATCAAGTTAAAGCACAGGCATTGCGTGCTAAAGCCTCTGGAAGCTCAAGAGTTTGTATGGGAGCAGCTTGGAGAAACGTAAAAGACGGACCAGAATTCGATCAAGTATTAGAAATGGTTCGTACAATTAATAAACTTGATATGGAGGTTTGCTGCACACTAGGAATGATTACTGAAAATCAGGCGCACCGTTTGGCTGAAGCAGGTTTGTATGCATATAATCATAATTTAGACTCTTCTGAAGAATATTATAAAGAAGTAATTTCAACAAGAGGTTTTGAAGACCGTTTAGAAACTATCGATAATGTTCGTAAAACTAATGTAACAGTTTGTTCAGGAGGAATTATTGGTATGGGAGAAGCTATAGAAGATCGAGCTGGAATGTTAGTTGCTTTATCAACTTTAAATCCACAACCAGAATCTGTGCCAATTAACGCTTTAGTTGCTGTTGACGGAACTCCTTTAGAAGATCAAAAACCGGTTTCTATTTGGGAAATGGTCAGAATGGTAGCAACAACAAGAATCGTAATGCCTGAAACTCAAGTGCGTTTGTCTGCGGGTAGAACAACAATGAGTCAAGAAGGACAAACGATGTGTTTCTTTGCTGGTGCGAATTCTATTTTTGCTGGAGATAAGTTATTAACAACTCCAAATCCCGATGTAAATGAGGATATGAAGTTATTTGAATTATTAGGTTTAAATCCTCAAAAGCCATTTATTAAAAAGATGCAACCCCAAACGGTTGAAGCCGAAGACTCTCAGTTCCAAACATTAGGAGAGAAGCCTAAATGGACTAGACCTAAACATAAAATTGATAGAAACGAACAGAAAAAAGCAGAAGCAAAAGAAATTAAAAAACGTGAACTACAAGTAAAACGTTGGCTAAAAGAAGAGCCGGAGCCAAGTAAAGAAACGAACAGTTAA
- a CDS encoding aminotransferase class I/II-fold pyridoxal phosphate-dependent enzyme, protein MNFPNKLIHKLNQRIESNSLRSLDSSTDLIDFYSNDYLGFAQSEEIFNLTHDLLLKENIKLNGATGSRLISGNHFLYQITEEHIAQFHKTEKALLFNSGYDANVGFFSAIPQRGDVIFYDELIHASIRDGIQLSKAKAYKFKHNDIAHLQELLNRFDYDNAYIITESVFSMDGDSANLIDFIEISSKDNTFLIVDEAHALGVFGKNGAGLVQELGIEDKVFARITTYGKALGCHGAAILGSKNLYDFLVNFSRSFIYTTGLSPHSVATIRVAYEQLIPNKINVLKDKITHFKSELKRLELEHKFISSSSAIQCCIVSSPEKTKDLAKNLQQKGFNVKPILSPTVPEGQERLRICLHSFNSDEEITRILSLLATFV, encoded by the coding sequence ATGAATTTTCCGAATAAATTAATTCATAAACTCAATCAAAGAATTGAGTCAAATTCATTACGTAGCTTAGACTCCTCTACTGATTTAATCGATTTTTATTCTAATGATTATCTTGGATTTGCTCAATCTGAAGAAATATTCAACCTTACACACGATTTGCTTCTCAAAGAAAACATAAAATTAAATGGAGCGACTGGTTCTCGTTTAATTTCAGGCAATCATTTTTTGTATCAAATAACAGAGGAACATATTGCTCAGTTCCATAAAACTGAAAAAGCGCTATTATTCAACTCAGGTTATGATGCCAACGTTGGTTTTTTTTCTGCCATTCCTCAACGAGGAGATGTTATTTTTTATGATGAATTAATTCATGCTTCTATTCGAGACGGAATTCAACTTTCAAAGGCAAAAGCATATAAATTTAAACATAATGATATTGCACATTTACAAGAACTTCTGAATCGCTTTGATTATGATAATGCCTACATCATAACAGAATCTGTTTTCTCGATGGATGGTGACTCTGCAAATCTGATTGATTTTATTGAAATATCAAGTAAGGACAATACCTTTTTAATTGTTGACGAAGCGCATGCATTAGGTGTTTTTGGTAAAAATGGTGCTGGACTTGTTCAAGAATTAGGAATAGAAGATAAAGTTTTTGCCCGAATCACGACTTACGGAAAAGCTTTAGGTTGTCATGGAGCCGCCATATTAGGAAGTAAAAACCTTTATGATTTTTTAGTTAATTTTTCTAGAAGTTTTATTTACACTACAGGATTATCTCCTCATTCAGTTGCAACAATTAGAGTTGCTTATGAGCAATTAATTCCTAATAAAATAAATGTACTTAAAGATAAAATTACTCACTTCAAATCAGAATTAAAGCGATTGGAATTAGAACATAAATTCATTTCAAGTTCATCGGCGATACAATGTTGTATAGTTTCAAGTCCTGAAAAAACGAAAGATCTTGCTAAAAATCTTCAACAAAAAGGATTTAATGTAAAACCTATTCTTTCACCTACAGTTCCTGAAGGTCAAGAGCGCTTGCGTATTTGTCTGCACAGCTTTAATTCTGACGAAGAAATTACTAGAATCTTATCGCTTCTTGCTACCTTTGTTTAA
- a CDS encoding deoxycytidylate deaminase: MTLTTKELRYARTYLKMATEWGKLSHCKRKQVGALIVKDRMIISDGYNGTPTGFENACEDEEGWTKWYVLHAEANAILKVAGSTQSCKGATLYITLSPCKDCCKLIHQSGITRVIYSNEYKDKSGLEFLEKAGVELIYLPNEQK; encoded by the coding sequence ATGACTTTAACAACGAAAGAATTAAGATATGCACGAACTTACCTTAAAATGGCAACTGAATGGGGTAAGTTATCTCATTGTAAGAGAAAGCAGGTTGGAGCATTAATTGTAAAAGATAGGATGATCATTTCTGATGGATACAATGGAACACCAACTGGTTTTGAAAATGCATGTGAAGACGAAGAAGGATGGACGAAATGGTACGTGTTACATGCAGAAGCCAATGCAATATTGAAAGTTGCAGGATCTACACAATCATGCAAAGGAGCTACTTTATATATTACATTATCACCATGTAAAGATTGTTGTAAATTGATACATCAATCAGGAATTACAAGAGTTATTTATTCTAACGAGTATAAAGATAAAAGCGGATTAGAATTTCTAGAAAAGGCAGGAGTTGAATTGATTTATTTACCTAATGAACAAAAATAA
- a CDS encoding cytochrome c oxidase assembly factor Coa1 family protein — MDNRYNENQKSWIARNWPWALPVGCCSGCLVLILLFVFGVGATIFGVVNNLVELSPLEEALERAEENERVVEFVGYEIDTDGFPNGEISVSNNDGEVDFRVPIKGNRGEGTLIVKGIRKDKKWIYEDLYVLIKETNERINLLDNEKVLESI; from the coding sequence ATGGATAATAGATATAACGAAAATCAAAAGAGTTGGATCGCAAGAAATTGGCCATGGGCATTACCAGTTGGTTGTTGTTCAGGTTGTTTGGTTTTAATATTACTTTTTGTTTTTGGTGTTGGAGCAACAATTTTTGGAGTTGTAAACAACTTAGTTGAATTATCACCTCTTGAAGAAGCGTTAGAAAGAGCCGAAGAGAATGAAAGAGTAGTGGAATTTGTTGGTTATGAAATTGATACAGATGGTTTTCCAAATGGGGAAATTTCAGTTTCTAATAATGATGGCGAAGTTGATTTTAGAGTTCCGATTAAAGGAAATAGAGGAGAAGGTACCTTAATTGTAAAAGGAATTCGTAAAGACAAAAAATGGATCTATGAGGATTTATACGTACTTATAAAAGAAACAAATGAACGTATTAATTTATTGGACAATGAAAAAGTCTTAGAGAGTATCTAA
- the bioD gene encoding dethiobiotin synthase → MKKYFITGISTEVGKTVASAIITEALEADYWKPVQSGDLEYSDTHKVKNLISNNSTVFHENSYALNTPMSPHASAEIDGITIDIDKIKEPATQNNLVIEGAGGLLVPLNNERTIFDLIKPDYKVIVVSRHYLGSINHTLLTLNLLKSKGFDTSLIYSGNEHKTTEIIIEKMSGVNVLGRIEEEPYFDQNVIKEYAEKFRDKL, encoded by the coding sequence ATGAAAAAATATTTTATAACTGGAATCTCTACTGAAGTGGGAAAAACAGTAGCTTCAGCTATTATTACTGAAGCTTTAGAAGCTGATTACTGGAAGCCAGTGCAATCTGGTGATTTAGAATATTCTGACACACATAAAGTAAAAAACTTAATTAGTAATAACTCTACTGTATTCCACGAAAATAGTTATGCTCTCAATACACCAATGAGTCCGCATGCCTCTGCGGAAATTGATGGAATTACCATTGACATCGATAAAATTAAAGAACCTGCAACGCAAAATAATCTTGTAATTGAAGGTGCTGGAGGATTATTAGTTCCTTTGAATAATGAGCGCACCATTTTCGATTTAATTAAACCAGATTATAAAGTTATTGTTGTTTCTAGACATTACTTAGGTAGTATAAATCATACTTTACTTACATTAAATTTATTAAAGTCGAAAGGATTTGATACTTCTTTAATTTACAGTGGTAATGAACACAAAACTACAGAGATAATTATTGAGAAAATGAGCGGTGTAAACGTACTTGGAAGAATTGAGGAAGAACCTTACTTTGACCAAAACGTTATTAAAGAATATGCCGAAAAATTTAGAGATAAGTTATAA
- a CDS encoding Lrp/AsnC ligand binding domain-containing protein — translation MSKKLKIDGIDKIIIKRLVKDARTPILSIAREVGISGAAIHQRLRKLDESSLIEGYKMVLNPKALGYTTTAFVGVFLDSASLYSSAIKRLKDIPEVVESHYTTGNYAIFIKIMCKNNEDLMHLLNKDIQSIKGVSRTETFISLDQQIDRQIKI, via the coding sequence ATGTCAAAAAAGTTGAAAATTGATGGTATTGATAAAATTATCATCAAAAGATTGGTGAAAGATGCAAGAACCCCTATTTTAAGTATCGCTAGAGAAGTTGGGATTTCAGGTGCGGCTATACACCAAAGATTGCGAAAATTAGACGAGTCGAGTTTAATAGAAGGCTATAAGATGGTCTTAAACCCCAAAGCTTTAGGATATACTACAACCGCTTTTGTTGGTGTGTTTTTAGATTCAGCTAGTTTATATTCATCAGCTATTAAAAGATTAAAGGACATTCCTGAAGTTGTTGAAAGTCATTACACTACCGGAAACTATGCTATTTTTATTAAAATAATGTGTAAGAATAATGAAGATTTAATGCATTTGTTAAATAAAGATATCCAAAGTATAAAAGGAGTTTCAAGAACGGAAACATTCATATCTTTGGATCAACAAATAGACAGACAAATAAAAATTTAA
- a CDS encoding beta-ketoacyl synthase N-terminal-like domain-containing protein, with protein sequence MDEVWESYLDNEHRINKENFKHFSEWVARISQHNMKNIDEIRNSDNKYKNLDNTVLLAIYASRKAMKDANWKEGDDFGINIGSSRGATALFEKYHQEFLVKGISSTLSSPTTTLGNISSWIAHDLKSSGPEISHSITCSTALHSLLNGVAWIQSGMCDKFLVGGSESPLTDFTIAQMKALKVYSKETEGNPCKAFDLNKTKNTMVLGEGAAVVCLENEINEKTIAKIEGVGYATEVLKHNTSVTANAECFQKSMKMACKNIDLNEIDVIVMHAPGTIKGDSSEVSAIEKVFGNHRPFLTTNKWKIGHTFGASGLLNLELGLLMLQHQKAIEVPFAEKQRQPKQFNKILVNAVGFGGNAVSVLISK encoded by the coding sequence ATGGATGAGGTTTGGGAAAGTTATTTAGATAATGAACATAGAATAAATAAAGAAAACTTTAAACATTTCTCTGAATGGGTTGCAAGAATTTCTCAACATAATATGAAGAATATTGATGAAATTAGAAATTCCGACAACAAATATAAAAACCTTGACAACACTGTTTTATTGGCTATTTATGCTTCTAGAAAAGCAATGAAAGATGCAAATTGGAAAGAAGGTGATGATTTCGGTATTAATATCGGCTCTTCTCGAGGAGCTACAGCTCTTTTTGAAAAATATCATCAAGAATTTCTAGTTAAAGGTATATCCTCTACTCTTAGTTCACCAACAACAACTTTAGGGAATATTTCTTCATGGATTGCGCATGATTTGAAAAGCTCTGGTCCAGAAATTTCACATTCGATAACTTGTTCTACTGCATTACATTCTTTATTAAATGGAGTTGCTTGGATTCAGTCTGGAATGTGCGATAAATTTTTAGTAGGAGGAAGTGAATCCCCACTTACTGATTTTACAATCGCTCAAATGAAAGCTTTAAAAGTTTACTCGAAAGAAACCGAAGGTAATCCGTGTAAAGCTTTTGATCTCAATAAAACTAAAAACACAATGGTTTTAGGAGAAGGTGCTGCCGTAGTTTGCTTAGAAAATGAAATCAATGAAAAAACCATTGCTAAAATTGAAGGTGTTGGTTATGCTACTGAAGTTTTAAAACACAACACATCGGTAACAGCAAACGCAGAATGCTTTCAGAAATCAATGAAAATGGCATGTAAGAATATTGATTTAAACGAAATCGATGTCATTGTGATGCATGCTCCTGGTACCATAAAAGGTGATTCTTCAGAAGTTAGTGCTATTGAAAAAGTTTTCGGAAATCATCGTCCATTTTTAACAACTAATAAGTGGAAAATAGGACATACTTTTGGCGCTTCAGGATTACTAAATTTAGAACTTGGACTTTTAATGTTACAACATCAAAAAGCTATTGAAGTTCCATTTGCAGAGAAACAAAGACAACCAAAACAATTCAATAAAATACTCGTAAATGCCGTAGGGTTTGGGGGTAACGCTGTATCAGTTTTAATTTCAAAATAA